The following are encoded in a window of Ricinus communis isolate WT05 ecotype wild-type chromosome 4, ASM1957865v1, whole genome shotgun sequence genomic DNA:
- the LOC8268045 gene encoding uncharacterized protein LOC8268045 isoform X1 encodes MKELAGFYYDAEKNRYFPLKGPIPGSSSSSSKNNAQKPSSKPTQGINFCGRTRVRTSKLLQGRELNGNIIDFNKGKCNFMEEVLKKQASQPMVWKYQGTEKMADGALDQMHIHLQTPEGQTEVDVLVTGGTDGSLSLFEVGKSGQQFHNGLQFIPDRVGPVIEETKAECSKTPERIWRPIGASLHMRSNISCINLSGKHSPYAVGDGFSIQHGLITTLGSETFGGSVCILNILEPLDLYSSTSIRQGMHVVTSFNCTIWTADYNRNASQAVIGMYFFFRTDLGAALVNLETGTATWVLRSKSDVLAQQLDQSGNVVLCGLRNGAIVTVDVREGSAREIRHRIPYSLLGRSRQNSSKQWFKLSGYIDPSCTWYMPSSICCLVSLQSYDQYFLSSSMDGSIRLYDHRMSKRGAIQSYEGHVNSHTRLQLEVDQSERFLMAGGEDCKFRLWSIKSGELLFEEKFSDAVLSTVCWQRPERCMRIPDENKSHEDCLSGLNNWGTWCGSQEGLFYMH; translated from the exons ATGAAGGAACTTGCGGGTTTTTATTATGATGCGGAGAAGAACAGATACTTCCCTCTCAAAGGCCCAATTCctggttcttcttcttcttcttccaaaaACAATGCTCAAAAACCATCTTCAAAGCCTACCCAG GGAATCAACTTTTGTGGCAGAACTAGAGTAAGAACCTCTAAGCTGCTTCAAGGTCGGGAATTGAATGGTAACATAATTGATTTCAATAAAGGGAAATGTAACTTCATGGAGGAAGTCCTAAAGAAACAAGCATCCCAACCAATG GTATGGAAATATCAGGGGACTGAAAAGATGGCTGATGGTGCTTTGGACCAGATGCATATACATTTACAAACACCTGAGGGTCAAACTGAGGTTGATGTTTTAGTTACAGGGGGCACAGATGGGTCCTTAAG TCTTTTCGAAGTTGGAAAAAGTGGACAACAATTTCATAATGGGCTACAATTTATTCCAGATCGTGTGGGGCCTGTGATTGAAGAAACCAAAGCAGAGTGTAGCAAAACTCCTGAACGTATTTGGCGGCCTATAGGAGCTTCACTACATATGCGTTCAAATATATCTTGTATAAATCTTTCTGGAAAGCACTCTCCATATGCTGTTGGTGATGGTTTTAGCATCCAGCATGGCTT AATAACTACTCTTGGGTCTGAGACATTTGGTGGATCTGTTTGTATTCTTAATATTCTAGAACCTTTAGAtctctattcaagtacttctATAAGACAAGGGATGCATGTGGTTACTTCTTTCAATTGCACCATTTGGACTGCAGATTATAACCGCAATGCAAGTCAAGCGGTGATTGGCATGTACTTTTTCTTCA GAACCGACCTTGGAGCTGCTTTGGTCAATTTGGAAACAGGAACAGCAACATGGGTACTTAGAAGTAAGAGTGATGTTTTAGCCCAACAGCTTGATCAGTCG GGTAATGTTGTTCTGTGTGGATTAAGAAATGGAGCAATTGTGACGGTTGATGTTCGGGAAGGGTCTGCTAGAGAAATTAGACATAGAATACCTTATTCACTGCTGGGAAGATCTCGTCAAAATTCTAGTAAACAGTGGTTTAAG CTCAGTGGATACATAGATCCTTCTTGTACCTGGTATATGCCTTCATCTATATGCTG TTTGGTATCACTGCAGTCATATGACCAGTACTTCCTATCCAGCTCCATGGATGGATCT ATTAGGCTTTATGATCATCGCATGTCTAAGAGAGGCGCTATACAATCTTATGAAGGACATGTGAACTCCCATACTCGTTTACAGCTTGAAGTTGATCAATCTGAAAGATTTCTTATGGCAG GTGGAGAAGACTGCAAGTTTCGCCTTTGGAGCATAAAGTCAGGTGAACTGCTTTTTGAGGAAAAGTTTTCTGATGCAGTTCTCTCAACTGTGTGCTGGCAGAGACCAGAGA GATGTATGAGAATACCAGATGAAAATAAAAGCCATGAAGACTGCCTATCTGGGCTGAATAATTGGGGAACCTGGTGTGGATCACAGGAGGGACTATTTTACATGCATTGA
- the LOC8268045 gene encoding DDB1- and CUL4-associated factor 4 isoform X2, translating into MKELAGFYYDAEKNRYFPLKGPIPGSSSSSSKNNAQKPSSKPTQGINFCGRTRVRTSKLLQGRELNGNIIDFNKGKCNFMEEVLKKQASQPMVWKYQGTEKMADGALDQMHIHLQTPEGQTEVDVLVTGGTDGSLSLFEVGKSGQQFHNGLQFIPDRVGPVIEETKAECSKTPERIWRPIGASLHMRSNISCINLSGKHSPYAVGDGFSIQHGLITTLGSETFGGSVCILNILEPLDLYSSTSIRQGMHVVTSFNCTIWTADYNRNASQAVIGTDLGAALVNLETGTATWVLRSKSDVLAQQLDQSGNVVLCGLRNGAIVTVDVREGSAREIRHRIPYSLLGRSRQNSSKQWFKLSGYIDPSCTWYMPSSICCLVSLQSYDQYFLSSSMDGSIRLYDHRMSKRGAIQSYEGHVNSHTRLQLEVDQSERFLMAGGEDCKFRLWSIKSGELLFEEKFSDAVLSTVCWQRPERCMRIPDENKSHEDCLSGLNNWGTWCGSQEGLFYMH; encoded by the exons ATGAAGGAACTTGCGGGTTTTTATTATGATGCGGAGAAGAACAGATACTTCCCTCTCAAAGGCCCAATTCctggttcttcttcttcttcttccaaaaACAATGCTCAAAAACCATCTTCAAAGCCTACCCAG GGAATCAACTTTTGTGGCAGAACTAGAGTAAGAACCTCTAAGCTGCTTCAAGGTCGGGAATTGAATGGTAACATAATTGATTTCAATAAAGGGAAATGTAACTTCATGGAGGAAGTCCTAAAGAAACAAGCATCCCAACCAATG GTATGGAAATATCAGGGGACTGAAAAGATGGCTGATGGTGCTTTGGACCAGATGCATATACATTTACAAACACCTGAGGGTCAAACTGAGGTTGATGTTTTAGTTACAGGGGGCACAGATGGGTCCTTAAG TCTTTTCGAAGTTGGAAAAAGTGGACAACAATTTCATAATGGGCTACAATTTATTCCAGATCGTGTGGGGCCTGTGATTGAAGAAACCAAAGCAGAGTGTAGCAAAACTCCTGAACGTATTTGGCGGCCTATAGGAGCTTCACTACATATGCGTTCAAATATATCTTGTATAAATCTTTCTGGAAAGCACTCTCCATATGCTGTTGGTGATGGTTTTAGCATCCAGCATGGCTT AATAACTACTCTTGGGTCTGAGACATTTGGTGGATCTGTTTGTATTCTTAATATTCTAGAACCTTTAGAtctctattcaagtacttctATAAGACAAGGGATGCATGTGGTTACTTCTTTCAATTGCACCATTTGGACTGCAGATTATAACCGCAATGCAAGTCAAGCGGTGATTG GAACCGACCTTGGAGCTGCTTTGGTCAATTTGGAAACAGGAACAGCAACATGGGTACTTAGAAGTAAGAGTGATGTTTTAGCCCAACAGCTTGATCAGTCG GGTAATGTTGTTCTGTGTGGATTAAGAAATGGAGCAATTGTGACGGTTGATGTTCGGGAAGGGTCTGCTAGAGAAATTAGACATAGAATACCTTATTCACTGCTGGGAAGATCTCGTCAAAATTCTAGTAAACAGTGGTTTAAG CTCAGTGGATACATAGATCCTTCTTGTACCTGGTATATGCCTTCATCTATATGCTG TTTGGTATCACTGCAGTCATATGACCAGTACTTCCTATCCAGCTCCATGGATGGATCT ATTAGGCTTTATGATCATCGCATGTCTAAGAGAGGCGCTATACAATCTTATGAAGGACATGTGAACTCCCATACTCGTTTACAGCTTGAAGTTGATCAATCTGAAAGATTTCTTATGGCAG GTGGAGAAGACTGCAAGTTTCGCCTTTGGAGCATAAAGTCAGGTGAACTGCTTTTTGAGGAAAAGTTTTCTGATGCAGTTCTCTCAACTGTGTGCTGGCAGAGACCAGAGA GATGTATGAGAATACCAGATGAAAATAAAAGCCATGAAGACTGCCTATCTGGGCTGAATAATTGGGGAACCTGGTGTGGATCACAGGAGGGACTATTTTACATGCATTGA
- the LOC8268045 gene encoding uncharacterized protein LOC8268045 isoform X3 produces MKELAGFYYDAEKNRYFPLKGPIPGSSSSSSKNNAQKPSSKPTQGINFCGRTRVRTSKLLQGRELNGNIIDFNKGKCNFMEEVLKKQASQPMVWKYQGTEKMADGALDQMHIHLQTPEGQTEVDVLVTGGTDGSLSLFEVGKSGQQFHNGLQFIPDRVGPVIEETKAECSKTPERIWRPIGASLHMRSNISCINLSGKHSPYAVGDGFSIQHGLITTLGSETFGGSVCILNILEPLDLYSSTSIRQGMHVVTSFNCTIWTADYNRNASQAVIGMYFFFRTDLGAALVNLETGTATWVLRSKSDVLAQQLDQSGNVVLCGLRNGAIVTVDVREGSAREIRHRIPYSLLGRSRQNSSKQWFKLSGYIDPSCTCLVSLQSYDQYFLSSSMDGSIRLYDHRMSKRGAIQSYEGHVNSHTRLQLEVDQSERFLMAGGEDCKFRLWSIKSGELLFEEKFSDAVLSTVCWQRPERCMRIPDENKSHEDCLSGLNNWGTWCGSQEGLFYMH; encoded by the exons ATGAAGGAACTTGCGGGTTTTTATTATGATGCGGAGAAGAACAGATACTTCCCTCTCAAAGGCCCAATTCctggttcttcttcttcttcttccaaaaACAATGCTCAAAAACCATCTTCAAAGCCTACCCAG GGAATCAACTTTTGTGGCAGAACTAGAGTAAGAACCTCTAAGCTGCTTCAAGGTCGGGAATTGAATGGTAACATAATTGATTTCAATAAAGGGAAATGTAACTTCATGGAGGAAGTCCTAAAGAAACAAGCATCCCAACCAATG GTATGGAAATATCAGGGGACTGAAAAGATGGCTGATGGTGCTTTGGACCAGATGCATATACATTTACAAACACCTGAGGGTCAAACTGAGGTTGATGTTTTAGTTACAGGGGGCACAGATGGGTCCTTAAG TCTTTTCGAAGTTGGAAAAAGTGGACAACAATTTCATAATGGGCTACAATTTATTCCAGATCGTGTGGGGCCTGTGATTGAAGAAACCAAAGCAGAGTGTAGCAAAACTCCTGAACGTATTTGGCGGCCTATAGGAGCTTCACTACATATGCGTTCAAATATATCTTGTATAAATCTTTCTGGAAAGCACTCTCCATATGCTGTTGGTGATGGTTTTAGCATCCAGCATGGCTT AATAACTACTCTTGGGTCTGAGACATTTGGTGGATCTGTTTGTATTCTTAATATTCTAGAACCTTTAGAtctctattcaagtacttctATAAGACAAGGGATGCATGTGGTTACTTCTTTCAATTGCACCATTTGGACTGCAGATTATAACCGCAATGCAAGTCAAGCGGTGATTGGCATGTACTTTTTCTTCA GAACCGACCTTGGAGCTGCTTTGGTCAATTTGGAAACAGGAACAGCAACATGGGTACTTAGAAGTAAGAGTGATGTTTTAGCCCAACAGCTTGATCAGTCG GGTAATGTTGTTCTGTGTGGATTAAGAAATGGAGCAATTGTGACGGTTGATGTTCGGGAAGGGTCTGCTAGAGAAATTAGACATAGAATACCTTATTCACTGCTGGGAAGATCTCGTCAAAATTCTAGTAAACAGTGGTTTAAG CTCAGTGGATACATAGATCCTTCTTGTACCTG TTTGGTATCACTGCAGTCATATGACCAGTACTTCCTATCCAGCTCCATGGATGGATCT ATTAGGCTTTATGATCATCGCATGTCTAAGAGAGGCGCTATACAATCTTATGAAGGACATGTGAACTCCCATACTCGTTTACAGCTTGAAGTTGATCAATCTGAAAGATTTCTTATGGCAG GTGGAGAAGACTGCAAGTTTCGCCTTTGGAGCATAAAGTCAGGTGAACTGCTTTTTGAGGAAAAGTTTTCTGATGCAGTTCTCTCAACTGTGTGCTGGCAGAGACCAGAGA GATGTATGAGAATACCAGATGAAAATAAAAGCCATGAAGACTGCCTATCTGGGCTGAATAATTGGGGAACCTGGTGTGGATCACAGGAGGGACTATTTTACATGCATTGA